Part of the candidate division KSB1 bacterium genome, CCATGGTAATGAGGTTGCGCTCTAACAAGTTCTTGAAGACCCCATCGGAATTCACGCCACGGACTGCAGCCACCTCGGCCCTGCTGATCGGTTGCTTGAAGGCAATGATGGCCAGCGCCTCCAGAGCTGCACGTGACAGGCGGTGACGCGCCCGGCCACGGTGGTACTTGCGCACCCACTGCGCCAGATGAGGGCGCGTAAACATCTGAAAACCGCCGGCCACGCGCCGGATTTCAAAGGCGTGTCCGTGCTCCCGGTATTCGTCATTGAGCTGTTCTACCGCCTGCTCCAGCAGGTCCGCGTCGATCTCTTCCAGTGCTGCCCGAATGCGCTGCAAGGTGACTGGCGCATCCGAGGCGAAGATGAGCGCCTCAATGATCTCCTTGGCGGTCTCGAACTCCATCAGGCTCCGTATATCCAGATCTCGGCAAAAGGGGCAGACTGCCGCACGACCACCGCCCCTCGCCGCATCAGCTCCAACAGGGCCAAGAAGGTGGCAATCATCACCAACTTGCTCTCCAGACCGGCGATGAGGTCAGCAAAGAGCGCCTCGCCGTGCGTGTGGAGATAGTCGAGGATGTAGGTAATCTGCTCATCTACTGAGGCTTCGGCCTCACGAATTTCGTGATAGGTAACACTGGAGGCGCGCTCCAGAAGCACACTGAAAGCGGCCACCAGGTCGTAAAGAGACACCTCCTGAGCGTCCCACTCCTCCTCTGCGTACCCGTCTCTATCCAGCGCGACTTGCAGGCGAGGAAAGTGGTCACGCTCCCGCTCTTCAAGTTCCGAGAGGCCGACTGCTACCTGCTTGTACTTTTGGTACTCCAGCAGCCTTTGCACCAGTTCGGCGCGAGGGTCTTCCTGCTCCTCTTCCAACTCTTCCGGGCGCGGCAAGAGCATCTGCGCCTTGATGTGCATCAACCTGGCGGCCATGAAAATGAACTCCCCGGCCAGGTCGATGTCCAGATAGCGCATGAGGTCGAGGTACTGCAGGTACTGCGCCGTGATCTCCGCGATAGGGATGTCGAAGATGTCCACCTCGTTCTTGCGGATGAGGAAGAGGAGGAGTTCGAGGGGTCCCTCGAACTTTTGCAGACACACTGTGTAAGACATGCGTTATCCAATCCTCATCGCGGCGCGCACGAGGGTCATGGTCTGTGCCGCTTCCGCGCGCGCCCGGGCGTTCCCCTGCGCTATGATGTCGCGCACTTCGTCCATGTGGGCGACATAGTAGCTACGCCTCTCCCTGATGGGCTCCAGGAACGAAGCCAATTTGCCAGCCAGGTTCTTCTTGCACGCCACACACCCCAACGCACCACTGCGGCAGTCACGCTCGATGTCGGCGACCTCATCCGGGTTGAACTTGCGGTGGAAAGTAAAGACCAGACAAATCTCCGGCCGTCCCGGGTCGCCGCGTCGGATCTTCTGGGGATCGGTCACCGCCGTCATGACCTTGCGCTGGATCTCCTCAGGCCCATCGGAAAGCAAGATGGTATTGCCCGCCGACTTGCTCATGCGGTTGCCGTCCAAACCCGGCAGACGCGCGAACTCGGTCAGCAGCGCTTCCGGTTCAGGAAAGACCTCCCCATAAAGGGAATTGAACCGCCGGGCGATCTCGCGGGTAAGTTCCACGTGCGGGACTTGATCCTCGCCAACCGGCACGGCGTGTGCGCGATAGATGAGAATGTCTGCGGCCTGCAGGACCGGATAGCCCAGATGTCCGTACGACATCCGACTGTCCAACCCTAAGTCACGCGCTTGCTCCTTCACGGTTGGGTTACGTTCCAACCGAGGCACCGTGACCAGCATGGCAAAGAGAAGAAACAGCTCGGCCTGTTCCTTCACCTGCGACTGGACAAAGAGCACGCTCTTGCCCGGGTCGATACCAGCGGCCAGCCAGTCGATCACCATCTCGATGGTGTCATCGTAGATGCCGCTCGTGTCTTCGTACGAGGTGGTCAAGGTGTGCCAGTCGGCCACCATGTGGAAATTCTCGTACTCCCCCTGCAATCGCACCCAATTTTCCAGTGCGCCCGCATAGTTGCCCAAATGCAGACGGCCAGTCGGGCGCATCCCACTGAGAATTCGTTTCTTGCTCAAAGACTCACAGCTCCCTACAGTGCGTTGGCTGCCCACGCTCTTCCCCGCACGACCGGACCGTGTGGTGTCAGTTCATGAAGAGGTAGGGTTTCCACCGCTCGTCACTCACGCCGACAAGGTGCTGGATGAAGAAGAGGTTGTTCGGCTTGCGCGGCTGGCGCAGCAGGCGCATCCCTGCCTCCTCTGGCGTACGGTTCCCTTTGCGCGTGTTGCAGCGCACGCATGCGCACACCAGATTCTCCCACGTGTCGGTGCCGCCGTGATCCTTGGGTACCACGTGGTCGACCGTGAGTGGACTTCTGGTAGTCCCGCAGTACTGGCACCGGTGGCCGTCCCGCTTGAGGATGTTGCGCCGCGTCAGAAGAATCCTTTTGCGCGGCACCTGGATGAAGCGCACCAGGCGCACAATGCTCGGCAGCGGCAAAACAGTCGACACAGAGCGCACCAGGTAGGGGTGGCGCTCGATGATCTCTGCCTTGCCAAGGTAGATGAGCACGATTGCCTTCTTGGCACTGGTAACGCTCATCGGCTCATAGTTCTGATTCAGCAGCAGAACGCCTTTGTTGAGTGTGGCCGCAGACATCTCTTTGCTTTTCTAACCGTTACCCTCCTTTCCGGCTTGACTTTGAATTTAGCACAATGCGCCCAAATAGTCAAGCTGTTTTTGGCTCTACCCCACCGCGCGCTCAGAACGATTCTGCCTCGTCGATCAGCATGATGGGGATATCGTCTTCCACCCGGTACTTCAGGCGGCAGGCGTGGCAGATCAGCTTCTCGTTCTTCTGGTCGTATTCCAGTTCGCCTTTGCACTTGGGGCACGCCAGGATCTCCAACAGTTCCTTGTCAAGCATAGGTTCCTCCGTGAAAGACTCACTTCACCCAACACCCAGTTTTCGAAAAATACCTCCCGCAGATGGTGGCCGTCGATGGTGCTTCTATACTCCCTCTTGCCCTACCCTGCGGATGACCATAAGGGTAATATCATCTGCTTGGGGGATCCCTGCGCAGAATCGCTCCACATCGGCGAGGAGTGCCTCGAGCACCTGTTGCGCACTCTGATTGCGGCGGTGCTTGAGGACTGCTAACAGTCGTTTCTCCTCGTACTGCTCCCCGTGCTTGCCACGGGCTTCGGTCACGCCGTCTGTGTAAAGCACCAGCATTTCGCCGGGACGCAAGACGAGGGAGCCTTCCTCATAGTCGGCCTCCTCCACTGCTCCCAAAATGAGGCCGCCTTTCTGCAATTTGGTCACCTTGCCGGAACGATCCACATGCAAGGGCGGGTTGTGGCCGCAGTTAATGTAGGCAACCTCGCCAGTGCGCGGACAGAGCTCCCCGTGGAAGAAGGTAATGAAGGTGCCGGCTGCAGTACACTCGAAAACGAGCCGGTTGAGATTGCGCACGCGCTGCGTCAAGGGCCGGCGACTGTGCACCTGCGCATGCAACCCGCCGTGCAGCGTGGCCATGAGCAATGCGGCAGGGATTCCCTTGCCGGAGACATCCCCTATGGCGAACACCACCCGCTCTCGATGCTTTTCCAGGAAGTCGAAATAGTCGCCGCCTACCTCGTGGCAGGGTCGGTTGCTTGCGGCAAACTCGTAGCCGGGGACATCCGGGCTCTGCGTAGGCAGAAGGCGCTGCTGGATTTCGCGCGCCACGGCCAGTTCGCCGTCCAACCGTTTCTTCTCCAGGGCCTGCTGGTAGAGCTTGGCGTTCTCCACGGCGATGGCGGCATGCACAGAGAGCGCGTCGAGAAATTCTTCGTCCTCGGTGGTGAAGCGCCCTCTCCTCTTGTTCAGTACCTGAAAGACGCCGATCACCTTGCCTGCGTTGTTGCGCATCGGCATGCACAGCACGCTGCGGGTGCGAAACCCGCTCTTCTGGTCCATCTCCGCGTCGAAGCGCGGGTCGGCATAGGCATCGGCCAGATTGACCGTCTCACCGGTCTGCGCCACCTGTCCCGCGATCCCTCGCCCAAGCGGCAGACGGATTTCCATTTTCCTATCCGAGAGGAGGACCCGCGACCATATCTCGCCTCTTTCCTCGTCCACCAGGTAGATAGTGCCGGCCGTTGCAGCGGTGTTTTCCAAGGCGGTGTTGAGAATCAGCTCCAAAAGTCGACTGAGGTCAAGCGTCGAGTTGATAATCTTGCTTGCCTCCACCAGGGACTGCAAGTGACGCATGCGTTCCAACGCGGAGCGCAGCTTTTCGGCAGTGCTTACCTGGATCATGAGTCCCTCTTCGCGCCCTTGGGGGCTATTTTTCCTGCCACGCTCCCATGCGCGCAAACTTTTCGATGCGTAGCCGCACCAGCTCTTCCGGAGGCAACTTTTCCAAGGGCGGCAACTCTTCCAGGATCGCCTCCTTCACCAATGCTGCGGCCTCCTGCGGATTGCGATGCGCCCCTCCCGCAGGCTCGGGTATGATGCGGTCGATGACTCCCATCTTGAGCAGGTCCGGAGCGGTGACCTTCATCGCCTCTGCGGCCTGAGGTGCTTTGCTCGCGTCGCGGTAAAGAATTGCCGCGCACCCTTCTGGGGAAATGACCGAGTACCAGGTGTTCTCCTGCATCATCACGCGATCGCCAACTCCGATTCCCAAGGCCCCACCGCTGGCGCCTTCGCCGATAATGACCACGATGATCGGCACCGGCAGGCGCGACATTTCTAAAAGATTGCGGGCGATGGCTTCTGCCTGCCCCCGTTCTTCGGCGCCAATGCCGGGGTAGGCACCAGGCGTGTCCACCAAGCTAATTACCGGACGGCGGTACTTGGCGGCAAGCTTCATGAGGCGCAGCGCCTTTCGGTATCCCTCCGGGTGCATCATGCCAAAATTGCGATAGATCTTCTGTTTGACGTCTCTGCCCTTCTGCTGCCCGAAGATGACCACAGGCTTGCCATCGAGTTTGGCGATGCCGCCCACCAGCGCGGGGTCGTCGGCAAATGCCCGGTCACCGTGGAGTTCGATAAAATCGGTAGTCATGTACTCGATATAGTCGAGCGTGTAAGCCCGCTGTGGATGACGGGCAAGCTGCACGCGTTGCCACCGCGTCAGCCGCGAGTAGATCTGCTTGCGCAACTTCAGAGCCTTCTGCTCCAGCCGGTGGATCTCCGCGTCCATATCGACGTTCTCTGTGCTGGAGTAGACCTTCAACTCGGCGATTTTCTTTTCCAGTTCGACCAGCGGCCGTTCAAAATCCAGTACGAAGCCCATACCTTTCCTCTGGCAGGATTACGTTCACAGGTCAAGCACAGCCTTGATAAGAATCTCCACATCGAGCCACAAGGAGTAGTTTTTCATGTAGTACAGAAGCTGACGTTCCTTCTCCTTGGAGGTCAGGGCTCTACTCCCCTTCAATTGGGTGATACCGGTGATGCCCGGCTTGAGCTGCTTCGGTACCTCAGGGCTGGGCTCGCTGCTAAATTCTGCCCCCACGAGGGTCAGGTTACCCACCAGGACATCCCAAAGCAAGGGGAGGCGAGAGCTCCTTGTGCCATCCCGAGCCACAAGCTCGTGCGCGGCCACCAGTTTTCCTTCTCGCCCCACAAGGAGCCGTCGCCGCAGGCGGTAGCCGCGAGCCACCACCAGGTACAGCATGACCGGCGCAACCAACACAAGGCCCGGCAGGGCCACGGCGAGGTCCAGCACCCGCTTCA contains:
- the scpB gene encoding SMC-Scp complex subunit ScpB, whose protein sequence is MEFETAKEIIEALIFASDAPVTLQRIRAALEEIDADLLEQAVEQLNDEYREHGHAFEIRRVAGGFQMFTRPHLAQWVRKYHRGRARHRLSRAALEALAIIAFKQPISRAEVAAVRGVNSDGVFKNLLERNLITMAGRASTVGRPVLYKTTEHFLAYFGINSLADLPSLEEVEALLKARAPREEPEPTAEETGVEVVAPGERVEDEGQSADGETQ
- a CDS encoding segregation/condensation protein A, with the translated sequence MSYTVCLQKFEGPLELLLFLIRKNEVDIFDIPIAEITAQYLQYLDLMRYLDIDLAGEFIFMAARLMHIKAQMLLPRPEELEEEQEDPRAELVQRLLEYQKYKQVAVGLSELEERERDHFPRLQVALDRDGYAEEEWDAQEVSLYDLVAAFSVLLERASSVTYHEIREAEASVDEQITYILDYLHTHGEALFADLIAGLESKLVMIATFLALLELMRRGAVVVRQSAPFAEIWIYGA
- the trpS gene encoding tryptophan--tRNA ligase — translated: MSKKRILSGMRPTGRLHLGNYAGALENWVRLQGEYENFHMVADWHTLTTSYEDTSGIYDDTIEMVIDWLAAGIDPGKSVLFVQSQVKEQAELFLLFAMLVTVPRLERNPTVKEQARDLGLDSRMSYGHLGYPVLQAADILIYRAHAVPVGEDQVPHVELTREIARRFNSLYGEVFPEPEALLTEFARLPGLDGNRMSKSAGNTILLSDGPEEIQRKVMTAVTDPQKIRRGDPGRPEICLVFTFHRKFNPDEVADIERDCRSGALGCVACKKNLAGKLASFLEPIRERRSYYVAHMDEVRDIIAQGNARARAEAAQTMTLVRAAMRIG
- a CDS encoding HNH endonuclease, giving the protein MSAATLNKGVLLLNQNYEPMSVTSAKKAIVLIYLGKAEIIERHPYLVRSVSTVLPLPSIVRLVRFIQVPRKRILLTRRNILKRDGHRCQYCGTTRSPLTVDHVVPKDHGGTDTWENLVCACVRCNTRKGNRTPEEAGMRLLRQPRKPNNLFFIQHLVGVSDERWKPYLFMN
- a CDS encoding Trm112 family protein — its product is MLDKELLEILACPKCKGELEYDQKNEKLICHACRLKYRVEDDIPIMLIDEAESF
- a CDS encoding SpoIIE family protein phosphatase, whose amino-acid sequence is MIQVSTAEKLRSALERMRHLQSLVEASKIINSTLDLSRLLELILNTALENTAATAGTIYLVDEERGEIWSRVLLSDRKMEIRLPLGRGIAGQVAQTGETVNLADAYADPRFDAEMDQKSGFRTRSVLCMPMRNNAGKVIGVFQVLNKRRGRFTTEDEEFLDALSVHAAIAVENAKLYQQALEKKRLDGELAVAREIQQRLLPTQSPDVPGYEFAASNRPCHEVGGDYFDFLEKHRERVVFAIGDVSGKGIPAALLMATLHGGLHAQVHSRRPLTQRVRNLNRLVFECTAAGTFITFFHGELCPRTGEVAYINCGHNPPLHVDRSGKVTKLQKGGLILGAVEEADYEEGSLVLRPGEMLVLYTDGVTEARGKHGEQYEEKRLLAVLKHRRNQSAQQVLEALLADVERFCAGIPQADDITLMVIRRVGQEGV
- a CDS encoding acetyl-CoA carboxylase carboxyltransferase subunit alpha codes for the protein MGFVLDFERPLVELEKKIAELKVYSSTENVDMDAEIHRLEQKALKLRKQIYSRLTRWQRVQLARHPQRAYTLDYIEYMTTDFIELHGDRAFADDPALVGGIAKLDGKPVVIFGQQKGRDVKQKIYRNFGMMHPEGYRKALRLMKLAAKYRRPVISLVDTPGAYPGIGAEERGQAEAIARNLLEMSRLPVPIIVVIIGEGASGGALGIGVGDRVMMQENTWYSVISPEGCAAILYRDASKAPQAAEAMKVTAPDLLKMGVIDRIIPEPAGGAHRNPQEAAALVKEAILEELPPLEKLPPEELVRLRIEKFARMGAWQEK